Proteins from a genomic interval of Sphingobacterium sp. SYP-B4668:
- a CDS encoding YebC/PmpR family DNA-binding transcriptional regulator, protein MGRAFEFRKERKFKRWAKMAVQFTRLGKEIAIAVKEGGPHPESNSRLRTAIQNGKAVNMPKDRIEAAIKRASEKDAKGYEEYVYEGYGPHGVPILIETATDNTNRTVANIRSYFTKAGGTLGKTGSLDFIFNRKSIFRFDAQEHLDVEELELELIDGGLEELYLESDEEGNDVVVVQTSFEDFGNMQRLLEEKGIEIKSAKLERIALSHSQISEEDAVDVIKLIDKIEEDDDVQAVYHNME, encoded by the coding sequence ATGGGAAGAGCTTTTGAATTTAGAAAGGAGCGCAAATTTAAACGCTGGGCTAAAATGGCCGTCCAATTTACGCGTTTAGGAAAAGAAATTGCTATCGCAGTAAAAGAAGGCGGACCTCACCCAGAAAGCAACTCACGCTTACGTACAGCAATTCAAAATGGTAAAGCGGTCAACATGCCGAAAGACCGTATAGAAGCTGCAATCAAGCGTGCATCCGAAAAAGATGCAAAGGGATACGAAGAGTATGTCTATGAAGGATATGGACCACATGGTGTTCCAATATTAATCGAAACCGCAACCGATAATACCAACAGAACTGTTGCCAATATTCGCAGTTATTTCACAAAAGCTGGCGGCACTTTGGGGAAAACGGGGTCTTTGGACTTTATTTTTAATCGAAAATCAATTTTTAGATTCGACGCACAGGAGCATTTGGATGTAGAGGAGCTCGAGCTGGAATTGATAGACGGTGGGCTGGAAGAACTATATCTCGAGTCAGATGAAGAAGGTAATGACGTTGTCGTCGTACAGACCTCCTTCGAAGACTTCGGCAATATGCAGCGGTTGCTTGAAGAAAAAGGAATTGAAATAAAATCTGCAAAATTAGAACGCATCGCCCTATCTCATTCCCAAATTTCGGAAGAAGACGCCGTCGATGTCATCAAATTAATCGACAAGATCGAAGAAGATGATGATGTACAGGCTGTATATCACAATATGGAATAG